One segment of Odocoileus virginianus isolate 20LAN1187 ecotype Illinois unplaced genomic scaffold, Ovbor_1.2 Unplaced_Scaffold_21, whole genome shotgun sequence DNA contains the following:
- the LOC110122940 gene encoding LOW QUALITY PROTEIN: olfactory receptor 6C3-like (The sequence of the model RefSeq protein was modified relative to this genomic sequence to represent the inferred CDS: substituted 1 base at 1 genomic stop codon) has translation MNHTMITEFVLLGLSDDPDLQIVIFLFLSITYVLSVAGNLTIITLTWVDSHLQTPMYFFLRNFSFLEISFTAVCIPRFLEAIITRDKTISYNNCVAQLFFSIFMGVTEFYILTAMSYDRYVAICKPLHYTTIMSRKLCSLLVVCAWLSGFLTIFPPLMLLPQLDYCAPNVIDHFLCDYFPLLQLSCSDTWFLEVMGFYFALVSLLFTLALMILSYMYIVRTVLRIPSASQRKKAFSTCSSHMIVISISYGSCIFMYANPXAKEKASLTKGVAILNTSVAPILNPFIYTLRNQQVKQVFKDMVYKAIYSANK, from the coding sequence atgaaCCACACCATGATCACAGAGTTTGTCCTCCTAGGCCTTTCTGATGACCCTGACCTTCAGATTgtgattttcctctttttatctaTCACATATGTATTAAGTGTCGCTGGAAACCTGACCATCATCACCCTAACCTGGGTGGACTCCCATCTCCAGACgcccatgtatttcttcctccGAAACTTCTCTTTCTTAGAAATCTCCTTTACTGCTGTGTGCATCCCTAGGTTTCTGGAGGCAATTATCACCAGAGACAAGACCATTTCTTACAACAATTGTGTGGCCCaactatttttctctattttcatggGGGTGACTGAATTTTACATTCTAACCGCCAtgtcctatgaccgctatgttgcCATCTGCAAGCCCCTGCATTACACAACCATCATGAGCAGGAAACTCTGCAGCCTGCTTGTGGTCTGCGCATGGCTCAGTGGGTTTCTGACCATTTTCCCGCCCCTTATGCTTCTCCCCCAGCTGGATTACTGTGCTCCCAATGTCATTGATCACtttttgtgtgactatttccCCCTTTTACAATTGTCTTGTTCAGATACATGGTTTCTAGAAGTAATGGGTTTTTACTTTGCTTTGGTTAGTTTGCTGTTCACTTTGGCCTTAATGATTTTGTCATATATGTACATTGTCAGGACTGTTTTGAGAATCCCATCTGCCAGTCAGAGAAAAAAGGCCTTCTCCACTTGTTCCTCTCACATGATTGTCATCTCCATCTCTTATGGAAGCTGTATATTCATGTATGCTAACCCCTAAGCCAAAGAAAAGGCATCATTGACAAAAGGAGTAGCTATTCTCAATACCTCTGTGGCCCCCATTCTAAATCCTTTCATCTATACCCTGAGAAACCAGCAAGTGAAACAAGTCTTCAAAGACATGGTCTATAAAGCAATATATTCTGCTAATAAATGA
- the LOC110122939 gene encoding LOW QUALITY PROTEIN: olfactory receptor 6C75-like (The sequence of the model RefSeq protein was modified relative to this genomic sequence to represent the inferred CDS: inserted 1 base in 1 codon), with protein MRNYTEVTEFILLGLTNDPQWQVVLFLFLLATYMLSVTGNLVIITLTLSDPHLQTPMYFFLXFSFLEISFTSVCIPGFLVAIMTGDRTISYNGCVAQLFFFIFLGVTEFYLLAAMSYDCYVAICKPLHYTTIMSSSVCILLVFSSWLAGFLIIFPPIILVLRLDFCASNIVDHFICDASPILQLSCTSTRFLELMALVLAVVTLMVTLTLVILSYAYITQTILRIPSTSQRNKAFSTCSSHMIVVSLSYGSCIFMYVKPSARERVTLSKGVAVLNTSVAPLLNPFIYTLRNQQVQQAFKSMVQRMAFSSN; from the exons ATGAGAAATTACACAGAAGTAACCGAGTTTATCCTTCTTGGATTGACAAATGACCCACAGTGGCAGGTTGTACTGTTCCTATTTCTTCTTGCTACCTACATGCTGAGCGTGACTGGGAACCTGGTCATCATCACCCTCACCCTTTCAGATCCCCATCTGCAGACTCCAatgtatttcttcc ccttctcattccTAGAAATATCATTCACGTCTGTCTGCATTCCCGGATTCCTTGTCGCGATCATGACCGGAGACAGAACCATTTCTTATAACGGTTGTGTGGCTCAgctgtttttcttcatcttcttggGGGTGACAGAATTTTACCTCCTGGCTGCCATGTCCTATGActgctatgtggccatctgcaaacctCTACATTACACCACGATCATGAGCAGTAGTGTCTGTATACTTCTTGTCTTTAGCTCCTGGCTTGCAGGATTCCTGATCATCTTTCCACCAATAATCCTGGTGCTGCGATTGGATTTCTGTGCCTCCAATATAGTTGATCATTTCATCTGTGATGCTTCTCCCATCCTGCAGCTTTCTTGCACGAGCACTCGCTTTCTAGAACTCATGGCATTAGTTTTAGCTGTGGTAACACTCATGGTCACTCTAACATTGGTTATTCTCTCCTATGCATATATTACCCAGACAATTCTGAGAATTCCTTCCACGAGTCAAAGGAACAAAGCCTTTTCCACGTGTTCCTCCCACATGATAGTTGTCTCTCTGTCTTATGGTAGCTGCATCTTCATGTATGTTAAGCCTTCGGCAAGGGAAAGGGTGACTCTAAGCAAAGGAGTGGCTGTGCTCAATACCTCAGTGGCTCCTCTTTTGAATCCTTTCATATACACCCTACGAAATCAGCAAGTGCAGCAAGCCTTCAAGAGCATGGTCCAGAGAATGGCCTTTTCTTCAAATTAG